The genomic stretch CTGTGCACAGCGCTCATCGTAACGGGCTGCCTCGGCCGGCGTGTCATCGGCAATTTTCGGATCGTCGTAGGGCAGTGCGATGCGGGTGGATGCGCCTGCAACCGCCGGGCAACTCGCGTCCGCCTCCGAGCACACCAGGACGGCTATGTAGTTCTCCCGCGGATTGGGGGCCTGATCGAAGACCTTCGAGAAACACGTCAGCGGGGGAATCTCTTCGGCGAACCGCACATGGTAGATCGGGTTTGCATCCTCCGTGGTTCGGACCACCTGGAACCCCGCCCGTTGCAGCGCTGCCACGGCGCGTGGGTTGAATGCGGTGGCCTCGGTGCCGCCGGAGTAAGTGTGGATCCGTGCTACATGGAAGTGGGCGGCCGCGACCGTGGCCCAAAGCTGCGCCATGTGGCTGCGCCGCGAGTTATGCGTGCAGATGAAGTTGAGTCGGCCGGGTTCCCCGCTCGTGAGCTGGCGCGTGATCTCCCGCGCGAATTCACGAAGGCGTTCCTGGCGCGGGACGGAGATCTGGTCGAATTCGCCTCCGCGGGCAGATAGGAAGCTCTGCAGCGCTGGATACATGGTCCTGGCCACCTCTGCGCCTGACGAGTCGTCCGGCAGTGCGCAACCCGGCACGAAACTCGCCCAAGCGAATACAACTGTTAAACCGAACATCAGCGTAGCACTCCGGCGATCAGGCAGGATACCGTGGGCCGGCGCACGGGGCGCCGCGTACAACCACACAGTGCGCGTGAGTGTAGGCAGCGGCCTGTGAGTGCACAGTCCAGATGGGCAGGGCAACCTGGGCGGGCTCTCTCGCGGTCGAGAGAGCCCGCCCCGCAACGGACGCACCCCCCTGTGCTCCGTCGACCCGCTGGGGCGCGGGCCGACGGGTCACATCCCCGGGCCTCATAAGGACATGCGTAAAACGCAATTCACAAGCGCAGCATGAAATTCGAAAAACGCGGATGGCCTGCGCAAAGCCCGCCTTGCGCAAGATTAACACCGAATTTACAGCGAGATGCCCTCGTTCGCGGGGCTCTCCGGGCCTGTGCGAGGCCTCAACGCCCCAGCACCTGCCAGAGGTTCACATGGTCGTCCGTCCACAGGGACACACGGCGGAAGTCCCGCGGCGGTCGCACGACGGCGGTGCGGATGAGCGGCGCCTCCAGCAACTCTGCACGCCGCGCCATCAGCACCCAGCTCGACGATTGCAGAGCCCGCAGTTCGTCACCCGGCGAGATGATCAATGCCGCCGACAAGCCGAAATGGTCCGCCAGACGCAGCACAACCGACTCGAGATCGAGGTACTGCGTCGAGATGTGCACAGCCAGAATACCGTCGTCCGCGAGATGACGCAGGTAGAGCTCGAACGCCTCGCGCGTCAGCAGGTGCAGCGGTACCGCGTCGCTCGAGAAGGCATCCAGCGCCAACAAGTCATAATGCTGGGCCGGCTCGCGCTGCAGACTCAAACGCGCATCCCCATGCACAATCTCCACTGCCGCGGCCGTGTCCGCCAGGTAGGTGAAGTACGCATGCGCGAGCCGCGTCACCTCCGGGTTGATCTCGTAGAAGCGCAGCAGGTCATCCGCACGCCCGTACGTGGCGAGTGTGCCCACACCCAGCCCAACCACCCCAACGCGCAGTGCCGGCCGCTCAGCCAGGTGCGTCCACGCGCGCCCGACGCCGCTGTCCGGACGGTAGTAGGCCGTCGCTTCAGCGCGGCGCTCCGGCGCGAGGAACTGCACTCCGTGAATCGTGGTTCCGTGCGTCAGCAGGCGGCGATGCAACACTGGATTCCCCGCGTCGCGCTCCTTCACCGCGAGGACGCCGTAGAAGTTCCGGACCTGCGCGAGTACATCGCGGTGCCGGGTTCCGAGCACACCTTGCTCTACCAGCGCAACCCCCAGACCCGCCACCACGATGAGCGCCCCGTACCAGATCCGCCGTTCACGCAGTACCGGGCTGCGGTCGGCCAGCAGGACGAACAAGCCGCATGCCAGCAGCCCAAGGTGCAGGTCGACATAGCTGCTGAGGAGCAGCGGCGCTAACACCGCTACACACAGGCCCCCGAGCGCGCCGCCCGCCGCGATTGTGAGGTAGTACGCCGTCAGGCCGCTCGCGGCCGGCCGCAGCCGGTAAAGTTCTCCATGACACACCATGCAGCATGCGAACAGCGTGCCCAGATGAATCACGATCTGTGCGCCGATCGGCAACACCCCCGGATTGGCCACCAGCCAGAGCGCGGCAAGCACACCCACGATGAACACGCCCAGGAAGTACCTTCGCGCATACCAGCGCTCATGATCGAAGCACAGAATGAACGACAACAGGTACAGTCCCAACGGCAGCAGCCACAGGAACGGAGTCGCAGCCAGATCAAGACAGATTACATTGGTGGTCGCAAGCAGCACGGTCGTTGCGCCGGCTGGCAATCCGAGCCAGAGCAGCCGCGCGGCGGCGGTGAGGACCGACTGTGCGTCTGACGCCTGGGAGGCAGACACCTTTCGGCCTGGTGCGGCCGGTATCGAACCGCGAACCGTGCTGCGCCACATCATGAAAGCGCAGTAAGCCGATGCAAGCGCGAAGACCCCCCAGCCAAGCGACCATGCGTGGGCCTGCTGTACCCGGGGCAGCAGCGGCTCCAGCAGGAAAGGGTAGCATGCCAGTGCCGCGAGCGAGGCCGCGTTGGAAAGGGCGTACAGTCGGTACGGTACCGCTTGGACGTATGTGCGGGTGTACCAGCTCTGCATCAACGGGGATGTGGCCGCCAGTACGAAGTAGGGTAGACCGATGGTCGCGGTGAGCAGCAACAGGATGCGCAGGATCGGAAGGGAACTGTCCGGCGGCTGCCAGTGGGCCGCGGGGATCATTGGCAGGGTAAGTGTGGCAGCCAGAAGCAAGACGAAGTGGACCAGGGCCTGCCAGGCCGGAGGGATGTAACGAGCGCTGAGGTGGGCATAGGTATAACCTGCGAGCAGCAGCGTTTGAAAGAAGAGCAGGCAGGCACTCCAGACCTCTGGCCCACCGCCAAACCAAGGCAGAACGTACTTGCCGATCAACGGCTGAACGAGAAAGAGCAGGAAGGCCCCGGTGGAAATGGCAATGGCATAGCCGTGGAGCGGACGCAAATCGAGATCCTCGTCTTGTCGGGGGCGCTCGAGTGCGGCGAGTGTACGGGTCCGCGGCGCGCCGGGCAACGCGGCCTGTGACGAACTGCATGACCGCGAGGGCGGGGGACCGCGTGCCAGGTGATCCAAAGGAGCGGGCGAGCCGAGTTTTGGGCGTAGGTGGGACTCGACTCGCCCTTTCGGGGGAACGGAGATTTAACAGCGGGCCCGCCGCGACCTGCGACAGCGAATCTTGTGACTCACCACGCAGGCAAAACGATCCATGTTCACGATCGGGCCCATGGCCATCATGGCGACTTCGCGGCGGCGAACGGCGACTCCAGCCGTGGCGCGACTCAGGATCGCGTTCGCACTGCCGCGACTTTCGTTGGGATGCTTCAGCTCTCCTCGGATACCGCGTTCGGGTCCGGCGACCGCGTGCAGGAGTCCGGGTTCTCCTGTAATACCTGTTCGTCCGCCAGGCCCCACGCCAAGACTTCGTTCCGAACCAATTCCGCGAGGAACGGCCGCGTCACCACCCGGTAATCCAGTGTAAAAATCTGCGCCTCGATTCGCCCGGCCATGAAGCGGCTGACCGCGTGCCGCAGCCCGAAACGATGCTGCAACGTGCCCACGATCGCACTCTTGTTCCACGCTTCGCCGCGCCCCGGCCGACCGGGCTCGATCACGCGAATCCGCCTGCGACGCATGCGCCGCAGGCGGCGGTGGTCCGCGAGTGCATCCGCCACCTCGCTCAACCCAGTCTGCTGCAATACGGTGCGCACACAGTGGTAGATGTAACTCGTCGTGGGGGGCGACGGCTCCTGCCAGTCGACGAGATGCATGGCCACCGCCCGCGCCAACGGGCCAGCCAGGCGCTCGTCGTAGGCATGCGCTCCGATCGCCTGCGCCAAGCAGTTCGTCAGCTTCGCAACATGGAACCGTTCGAGGGTGCCGTCACGCTTCGTCACCACGATGTTCTTGCTGCTTCTCACTGGCCCGCTTCCCCTTCAAATAGGTCCTGCTGACCGGGAATGTCGCTGGCCGACCGCTCGATTACGTCTTGCACCTCGTTGATGAACTCGCCCACATCCTCGAACTGCCGATACACACTGGCGAACCGCACGTACGCGACTTTGTCCACTCGCCGCAGCACTTCCGCAATCTTCTCACCAATGGTCTGGCTTGATACTTCCTTTTCAAAGGTCGAAACGACGTACTCCTCCACCTCATCCACGACCTGCTCGATCTGCACGGAGGAAATCGGCCGCTTGTACGCCGCTGCCACGATGCCTTTCTGGATGCTGCTCCGGTCGTAGGGCACACGTGAGCCGTCGCGCTTGATGACGGCCAGCTTGATCGAGTCCTCGACGCGCTCGTACGTCGTGAAGCGCCGCCGACATTGCAGGCATTTCCGCCGACGCCGGATGCATCGCCCGCCGTCCGACGACCGCGAGTCGATCACCTTGTCGTTGTCTTCCTTGCAGAACGGACACCGCATCGGGTCCCGTTTCCCGCTTGACTTGACCGACCGCACTGCCCGCCGGACCCACTTGGTCCTCGGCCATGCGCCGGCACCGGCCGGGCACCTTGCTTCCGAGCATGATGCCCAACAGGTTGTTACTTTGGGAAGTTTAAACTACAAGATAGAGGGTGTCAAACATTATCCGTCGATTTACGAGACTTTCGTGACGGCCCTCGTTATAACTCGCAGCCCCATGGCGCCCCGTTTGGCCGAATTCGTGCACGACGACCTTCGCCTCGTCGGCTCCTCGCTGGCCGGGGAGGAGACCTTTGTCGTCGCCCCCGAGCTCAACCTGACCTTTGATCTAGGTCGCGCACCCCGCGAAACCCTCGCCGTGGACCATGTGTTCCTCTCCCACGGACACATGGATCACGCCGCCGGTGTGGCCTATTACTTCTCCCAGCGGATGTTCATCGACAACCGTCCCGGATCACTCTACGCACCCGCGCCGCTGCTCGAACCCATTCAGCGGCTCTTGCGCGTCTGGGCGGACATCGACGGCCACGAACCCCCTGCCAATCTGTATCCCGCCGAACCGGGTGTGGATGTCGAATTACGGCGTAACCTCGTTGTCCGCCCGTTCCTGGTGAATCACCCCTGCCGGCGCCATGACGGGTCCCGCGTGGATGGGCTGGGCTACGCGGCCATCGAGGTCCGTCACAAGCTGATCGACGAATACCAGCAACTCGCCGGGCCGCAATTGGTTGAACTTAAACGGCAGGGCGTCGAGATTACGCGTCGTGTCGAGCTCCCGCTGGTGGCCTACTGTGGTGACACGGCTCCGGGTGACTTTCTCGCCCTGGACTACGTCCGCAACGCCCGCATACTGCTGCTGGAATGCACGTTCATCGAGGGCGAGGACCGTCGCCGGGCACGCGCCGGCAACCACCTTCATATCAGTGATTTGCGCGCAGTGGTGGCCCGGCTGAATAACGAGCGCATCGTATTGATTCACTTGTCTCGACGAACCGCGCTGGCAACGGCGCGCCGGGCACTGCTGCGCGAACTGGGGGAGCAGGACAGCGAGCGCGTCAGTTTTCTCATGGAGCACCGACCACGAGGCCGCCGCCGGACCATGGGGCCGGACGCCGGACTGCCGCCGGGCGCGGGTGACGAGCAACCGTGACCGGATACTCACGAAACCCCGGCTGAACCCGGCCGTCCGTCGCCACTGCTTATCCGGCTTGTTACAATCGCGGCATGAGTACGATGCCCCTGCCCTTGGTACAGCGCTCGGAGCGTGAGCGCCGCCTGCCACCTTGGCTGAAACGCCCACTGCCGGCCGGCGATGCCATGCTCCAGACGCGCAAGTTGATCAACGGCCTGAAGCTCAACACGGTCTGCGTCGAGGCGCGCTGCCCGAACCTGACCGAGTGCTGGTCACGCCGCACGGCCACCTTCATGATCCTCGGTGACCGCTGCACGCGCCGGTGCCGATTCTGTGCGGTCAGCACCGCCAAGCCGGACCCCCCCGACCCGCGGGAGCCGGAGCGGCTGGCAGAAGCTGCGGAGCACCTGCGCCTGCGGCATGTGGTCATCACTTCGGTGGCGCGGGATGACCTGCCGGACGAGGGTGCGGGGCACTTTGCCGAGTGCATCACGGCGGTGCGGGCACGCCTGCCGGAGGTCACCATCGAGGTGCTGACACCCGACTTCAAGGCCCGGCCCGAGCTCGTCCGCACGGTGGCCGCGGCCGCACCCGAGGTCTTCAACCACAACATCGAGACCACCGCGGCACTCCACCGGGTGGTGCGCCCGCAGGCGAAATACGCGCGCTCCCTCGAGACTCTGCGTCTGGCCAAGCTGCTGCGCCCCGACCTGAAGACCAAAAGCGGCGTGATGGTCGGTCTGGGGGAGACACCGGCGGAGTTGCTGCAGGTTTTTCGTGATCTGCGCAGCGTGAATTGTGACCTGCTCACGGTGGGGCAGTATCTCAAGCCGTCATCCGGCGATGCGCATGCGCCTGTCGCGCGGTTCTACACCCCCGAGGAATTCGATCAGCTCGGTGCTGCTGCGAAGGAACTGGGTTTTGCTGCCGTGGCCAGCGGCCCGTTCGTACGCAGCAGCTACTTTGCCGAGACCCTTTATGACCAGACCGATGGGGATCGTGCGGGTCCCACGCTCTAAACACCGCTGCGATCCGCAAACACCGGCCAGCGCTCCGGAACCGCACCCTTTCACGGGGCTGCTCTGCCACTGCTACCGCGGCCCCCGAGTGGGCCGGCGCCTGAATCACCCTGCACACGCGCTCTGGGGTCTCGCCCTGCTTCTCGTCGGTTGCAGCGCTTACCCGCGCGAAAAGTTTGAGTTGCAGATTCCCCCCGCCCTCGGCACCATGCCGGGCCCGGATGCCGAGTTCGGAGAAGTCGAAGTGCTGTTCGCGACCGACCGACAGCCACGGCCTGAGCGGGACCGGCCGGATTTCGGCCCGCAGCGCGGACGGCGGCTTTCGTACGGTTATGGTTTGGTGAGTATCCCTCGAGAGCATTACCGCGGTCGCCTCGTGGAACACGGCTTCGGCCCTGGGGATCCCCGCCGAGCCGTTGTCCTCCAGTCCGTGACGGTGCTGCACGATGCCCGGCGCGGCCGCGACGCAGAGGCGTTCTGGCAGCGTCTCCGCGAACGCGTTGCACACTCACCACGACGCGAGGTCGCCGTACTCGTGCATGGCTTTGCAACCACCTTCGAGGAGACAATCCAAACCGCGGCCCAGGTCGCCCATGACGTCCGATTTGACGGTGTGCCGATCGTGTACAGTTGGTCGACACAGGGCTCGGTCTTGAGCTACCTGGTGGATGGCGCGAACGCCGAATGGACCGCACCATACTTCGCTGATTTCCTCGATCAACTCGTGCGCGATAGCGGTGCGGAGCGTATTCACCTGTGCGCTCACAGCATGGGGGCGCGCGTCGTGGTGCGCAGCATCCGCGACTACCTGACGCGGGTTGGCTGGCTCCCCTTTGCCAGCGCGGAGGCCGCCGACGGGCGCGGCCGACCATTCAGCCAGATCATTCTCGCCGCCGGCGACCTCGATGCGGACATTTTCGAGCGGGACTACCTGCCATCACTGCTCGTCGCGGCCGAGCGCTTGACCCTCTACATCTCGCGGAGTGACCGCGCCCTGAATCTCTCCAGCCACCTGAACGGGTTTGATCGTATCGGGCAGCGTGATCTACCCCACACGGATCTCCAGTTGCTGCAGCGCGTCGACATCGTGGATGTGACCGATTTCGACCGCGATTTCTTCGGCCATCTCTACCACAGCCGCAGCCCGCGTGTACTGGCCGACATCCAGGCGGTGCTCGACCAGGGCGACTGGCGCGCGGAATGCGGCGTGCCGGACGACGAGGCCGACAGCGATGCCGCGCAAAAGCAGTGTCGTGGTCTGCAACGCAATTTCTATTACCGCCTGCAACCCCTGGGGCAGTGATCTCGGTCCCAGCTTCCCACCACCGCCCTTGCACCCCCCTTCGCGTCGCCTTCCATCCGCGCCGCAACCCCCAAGAGTAGTGCTTAAGCGACCGGCCGGTCGCGTCCTGCACTCGCAGGCGCGACCGGCCGGTAGAGCAGATCCACCGGTGTGCTGACTACGGGCAGACGCTCACACACGGATCCGGCGGGTTTTTCAGCAGGGCGATGAAGGGCGAGATGTCGGCGAAGTTCACCACTTCATCGCCATTCGCATCGCTGTTGAGGTACGGGCCGAAGCCGGCCGCCAGGTCGCACGTCCAGGTGGATGCACTGCCGGCCTTGATGGCGGCGATGAACGGCGAGATATCGGCGAAATTCACCACGCCGTCGCCATTGGCATCACCCGGGCAATTCTCCGGGGCGGGCAGCGGGAAACGCACGAGGAGCGCCACGTCCAGGCCGCCTTCAAGCTGGCCGCGGGCAATCATCCACTCACCATTGTCGCTG from Phycisphaerales bacterium encodes the following:
- a CDS encoding protein-tyrosine-phosphatase translates to MYPALQSFLSARGGEFDQISVPRQERLREFAREITRQLTSGEPGRLNFICTHNSRRSHMAQLWATVAAAHFHVARIHTYSGGTEATAFNPRAVAALQRAGFQVVRTTEDANPIYHVRFAEEIPPLTCFSKVFDQAPNPRENYIAVLVCSEADASCPAVAGASTRIALPYDDPKIADDTPAEAARYDERCAQIAREMLFVFAEIHAARQ
- a CDS encoding fused MFS/spermidine synthase; this encodes MRPLHGYAIAISTGAFLLFLVQPLIGKYVLPWFGGGPEVWSACLLFFQTLLLAGYTYAHLSARYIPPAWQALVHFVLLLAATLTLPMIPAAHWQPPDSSLPILRILLLLTATIGLPYFVLAATSPLMQSWYTRTYVQAVPYRLYALSNAASLAALACYPFLLEPLLPRVQQAHAWSLGWGVFALASAYCAFMMWRSTVRGSIPAAPGRKVSASQASDAQSVLTAAARLLWLGLPAGATTVLLATTNVICLDLAATPFLWLLPLGLYLLSFILCFDHERWYARRYFLGVFIVGVLAALWLVANPGVLPIGAQIVIHLGTLFACCMVCHGELYRLRPAASGLTAYYLTIAAGGALGGLCVAVLAPLLLSSYVDLHLGLLACGLFVLLADRSPVLRERRIWYGALIVVAGLGVALVEQGVLGTRHRDVLAQVRNFYGVLAVKERDAGNPVLHRRLLTHGTTIHGVQFLAPERRAEATAYYRPDSGVGRAWTHLAERPALRVGVVGLGVGTLATYGRADDLLRFYEINPEVTRLAHAYFTYLADTAAAVEIVHGDARLSLQREPAQHYDLLALDAFSSDAVPLHLLTREAFELYLRHLADDGILAVHISTQYLDLESVVLRLADHFGLSAALIISPGDELRALQSSSWVLMARRAELLEAPLIRTAVVRPPRDFRRVSLWTDDHVNLWQVLGR
- the nrdR gene encoding transcriptional repressor NrdR, with the translated sequence MRCPFCKEDNDKVIDSRSSDGGRCIRRRRKCLQCRRRFTTYERVEDSIKLAVIKRDGSRVPYDRSSIQKGIVAAAYKRPISSVQIEQVVDEVEEYVVSTFEKEVSSQTIGEKIAEVLRRVDKVAYVRFASVYRQFEDVGEFINEVQDVIERSASDIPGQQDLFEGEAGQ
- a CDS encoding MBL fold metallo-hydrolase — its product is MAPRLAEFVHDDLRLVGSSLAGEETFVVAPELNLTFDLGRAPRETLAVDHVFLSHGHMDHAAGVAYYFSQRMFIDNRPGSLYAPAPLLEPIQRLLRVWADIDGHEPPANLYPAEPGVDVELRRNLVVRPFLVNHPCRRHDGSRVDGLGYAAIEVRHKLIDEYQQLAGPQLVELKRQGVEITRRVELPLVAYCGDTAPGDFLALDYVRNARILLLECTFIEGEDRRRARAGNHLHISDLRAVVARLNNERIVLIHLSRRTALATARRALLRELGEQDSERVSFLMEHRPRGRRRTMGPDAGLPPGAGDEQP
- the lipA gene encoding lipoyl synthase, producing MPLPLVQRSERERRLPPWLKRPLPAGDAMLQTRKLINGLKLNTVCVEARCPNLTECWSRRTATFMILGDRCTRRCRFCAVSTAKPDPPDPREPERLAEAAEHLRLRHVVITSVARDDLPDEGAGHFAECITAVRARLPEVTIEVLTPDFKARPELVRTVAAAAPEVFNHNIETTAALHRVVRPQAKYARSLETLRLAKLLRPDLKTKSGVMVGLGETPAELLQVFRDLRSVNCDLLTVGQYLKPSSGDAHAPVARFYTPEEFDQLGAAAKELGFAAVASGPFVRSSYFAETLYDQTDGDRAGPTL
- a CDS encoding alpha/beta hydrolase — its product is MTRPMGIVRVPRSKHRCDPQTPASAPEPHPFTGLLCHCYRGPRVGRRLNHPAHALWGLALLLVGCSAYPREKFELQIPPALGTMPGPDAEFGEVEVLFATDRQPRPERDRPDFGPQRGRRLSYGYGLVSIPREHYRGRLVEHGFGPGDPRRAVVLQSVTVLHDARRGRDAEAFWQRLRERVAHSPRREVAVLVHGFATTFEETIQTAAQVAHDVRFDGVPIVYSWSTQGSVLSYLVDGANAEWTAPYFADFLDQLVRDSGAERIHLCAHSMGARVVVRSIRDYLTRVGWLPFASAEAADGRGRPFSQIILAAGDLDADIFERDYLPSLLVAAERLTLYISRSDRALNLSSHLNGFDRIGQRDLPHTDLQLLQRVDIVDVTDFDRDFFGHLYHSRSPRVLADIQAVLDQGDWRAECGVPDDEADSDAAQKQCRGLQRNFYYRLQPLGQ